The sequence TTGCCAGTGAAGGGTCAAGGCGCTCAGGCCGACCACCGCGACCCCCAAGCCGACCAGGCTTCCATCGGCGATGCGGTGCAGGTTCCCAAGCCATGGGGCTTGGCGATCGAGCTTGCGAGCCAGCAGTGAGCCTTGAATGAGCTCAAGCGATCGGCTGGAGCGGTTGCCCTGCGCTCTGTTGCTCTGTTGGAGCTGAACGGCAACCACAAACATCAACGCGTGCTGCGCAAGTCAACCATGCGAGAGCGCTTCCAGCAAGTGGGTTTTCACCAACCCAGCACAACAAGATTGAAGAACGTCAGGCTGTTCCAGAGGGCGTGCATCAGCACGCAGCTCCCGAGCCGTCCGCTGCGCCAGCGCAGCCAGCCCAAGCCGAGCCCTAAAACCATCAGTGGCGGGAATTCTCCGAGGCTGGAATGGGCCACCGCAAAGACCGCGGCGCTGGCCACAACACCCCAGCCCGATCCCCAGTAGCGGGCGGCAACGGGCAACAGCACGCCGCGAAAAATCGTCTCTTCAAACAGGGGGGCCATCACGATGGCGGTGACCCCAAAGCACGCCAGGGCTGGGACGTTGTGCCCATTGAGAACCAGCTCGAGCAGGGGATTACTGCCACCGGGGTCGCCAAAAATTTGTCCCTGCAGCCAGCCGACCAGGCTCACCAAGGGCAGCACCATCAAAAAGCCCTTGAGGGCTTGGCTCAAACAGAGCTGGGGCGGAGACCAACGAAATTGCAGCCAGCCCTCCTGGGGGGCTGGCCCCAGGGGCTTCAGCAGCATCTGCAGGATCAGAAGTGGCCCGGCCATCAAGGCGCCATAGAGGGCAACGACGCTGATGCCCTGTTTGAGCACTGCATTGATCGGTAAGTCCTGCAGCAGGCGGGTCAGCAGCGGTGCCACCAGCAGTGGTGTGATCAGCGAACCGACGACGACAAAGCCGCCGGCCACCAACAAGACGGTGTCAATCCCGGACAGGTTGGGGCCTTGCCAAGGTGGCGCCGCTGGGGCTTTTCCGCGCCAGCGGCGCCAGAGCTCGCGCAGCAGCAGGGCGATGCCTGCGATCAGCCCCAGTGCCGGAAGCAATGTGACAGCCAGCAGCTGAAGGCTGGCCCGGCGAGCCACCTGCCCCCCGTTGCAGGCTCCTTCCCCGAGCAGTGCCTCGCAGGTCCATTGACGCAGCAGGGTGGATCCCTTCAGCTGCGCGAGTAGTTCCTCTCGCTCCCGTCTGCTGTGCTGCTCCGGTTTGAGAAGGGCGGCTGCGATGGACCGGTGTTCCCCTGCTCCGGTATGGAGGCGATCCAACAGGGCCTTGGCCTGATTCCCGTCCCCTGTTCGCTGCAGCAGCAGCGCTTGCTCAAGCAAGAGGTCAGGGGATGGATTGCGTCCCTCCTCCTCGTTGCTGTTGATGGCGACCTTCAGGCTCTCTTTGAGCGATTGCAGTGGATCGCTGGAGCTCACCAGCGGACGGATCGGTTCGCTCAGGTTCCCCTGGGCAAGCACGGTCAGCTCCAGCTGGCGGCGACTGAGGTCATCGCCAACGGAGGGGCGCTCCAAGCTGCTGAGAAGACCGTTCAGCCAGAGCAACAGGCTGAGCGCCAGGCTGACGAGTGCCAGGGCTGATTTCCAGTTGGGGGTCTCCTGGCGGGTTGGACTGTTGGACTCGTGTTCCGCGCTCACCCCACTGCCCCGTGGATGTCAATGCGGGCATTCTGTCGGCCCGAGTAGGGCCCACAGATCACTCCAATACGATGCCTTTTCGTTAAGGAAGTGCCCGTGTCCCTCCGGATCCTGCTGGTTCGCCACGGCCTGAGCAGCTTCAACCTCGAGCACCGCATCCAGGGCCGAGATGACCTCTCAAGCCTGACCGAGGTGGGTGCCAAGCAGGCATTGGCGACTGGAGAGGCCCTGCGGGGTTTGACCATTGACGCGGCCTACAGCTCGCCGCTGCGGCGAGCCCACGACACCGCAACGGCACTGCTGGCCGCGCAGGGATCCAGCCTGGATCTGCAGCTGAGCGACGACCTGCTCGAGGTGGACCTGTCGCCTTGGAGCGGCCTGTTGAGCACGGAGGTTCAGGCCCAGTTCCCCCAGGATTACGCCACCTGGAAGCAGCAGCCAGAGCTGCTCCAGCTGCACCGCTCCGACGGGACGGCCTATGCGCCGATCCCTGAGTTGATGGCCCAGGCCCAGCGCTTCTTGGCCCATTTGCTGGCAGCCCACGATCCGGCTGCCGCCGACAGTCAGACCGTCCTGGTGGTGGGGCACAACGCGATCCTGCGGTGCCTGGTGCTCGCCTTGCTGGGCCTGGATGCCTCCGGTTTCCGTCGTCTCCGTTTAGAGAACGCCTCGCTGTCGGTCTTCAACGTCAGCCCGGCTCCCTCGGGTTCGCCCACCAAACCCTGGGCCGTTCAGATCGAATCTCTCAATGGCACCACTCACCTGCAGCCAGAGGTCTGTGCCAGCAGCTTGCCGAGCAAAGGTCAGGGTCCCCGCCTGCTCCTGGTGCGCCATGGAGAGACCAATTGGAATCGCCAAGGGCGTTTCCAGGGACAGATCGATATCCCCTTAAACGAGAACGGCTGGGCCCAGGCCGCCGCCGCGGGTGAGTTTTTGCGGAAGCTGAGCTTTGATCGGGCCTACACCAGCTCCATGTCCCGCCCTCGCCAGACGGCGGAGGGGATCCTGAAGCACCACCCAGGGGTCCCTCTCACCAGCGTCTCGGATCTGGTGGAGATTGGTCACGGCGAGTGGGAGGGCCGTCTGGAGGAGGAGATCTCCGCCACCTGGGCAGAGCTGCTGGCGGATTGGAAACGGGCACCTGAAACCGTGCAGATGCCCGATGGGGAAACCATCCAGGACGTCTGGGAGCGCTCCCTGAAGGGCTGGAACACCATTGCGGCGAGCCTGTCCAGTGATGAGACCGCCTTGGTGGTCGCCCACGATGCCGTGAACAAGACCATTCTTTGCGCCTTGCTCGGACTGACTCCAGCGGACATCTGGGCTGTCAAACAGGGCAACGGCGGAGTCACCGTGATCGACTACCCCAATGGAGCCGATCAAGCTCCGGTGGTGGTGTGTTTGAACCAGACGGCGCATCTTGGAGGAGTGATCGACCGCACCGCTGCCGGTGCCCTCTGATCGCCATTGCCCCCAGCGTTGACGATGCCGATGTCTCTCCCCCAAGCCCTGGTGCTGCGCCAGGTTCAGCTGTTGGAGGGACCGGGCCAGGCGCTGCGCCGCACCGACGTGCGGCTGGAGGAGGGTCGGATTGCTGCATGGGGTGAGGGTTGCCGGGATCACCCGTGCCCGGTGATCGATGCCTCCGGGCTGCTGTTAGCCCCTTCCCTGGTGGATCCCCATTCGTGTTTGGACGATCCCCTCCATGGGGTGGGTGAAACCCGGGCATCCCTCGAGCGTTCTGCCATCGCTGCGGGCTATGGCACCGTCGCCCTCTTGCCCGATGCGAGCCCTTGGCGCGACTCCCCCGAGCGGCTGCAGGCCCTGCGCGCCCCTCAGGGACAGGGATTGGAACTGTTGCTCTGGGGCAGTTTCAGCCTGTCGGGAGCCGGCCTTGAGCTGGCCCCCCATGGTGATCAATTGGCCAGCGGAGCTCTGGGCTTGGCCGATGGCGCTCAAACCCCTTCCCTGCCGTTGCTCGAGCGGGGACTCAGCCTGGCGGAAATGGATCAGGCTCCAGTTCTCCTGGCGCCTCGAGACAGGACCCTCGCCCAGGAGGGCTTCGTCAGGGAGGGGGTTGAGGCTCTGCGGGCGGGATGGCCCATGGATCCCACCACCAGCGAAAGTCTGCCCCTGCGCAACCTGTTGGCCTTGGCAGCGCGCTACCCCTCCTGTCGTCTGCAACTGATGAATCTGTCCACTGCTGAAGCGGTGGACCTCCTCGGCTCCGTGGCGGCGGAGCAGCGACCCGTCGCCACGGTTTGTTGGTGGCATCTCCTGGCGGATTCGGCCAACTTGGCCCCGATTGAGGAGGGCTGGCGGGTGGAGCCGCCACTGGGATCAGCCCAGGACCGTCAGCGGCTAAAGGAAGGATTGCGAGAGGGACTGCTGTCGGCGGTGGCGGTTCATCATCAAGCCCTCGATCCCGAGGAGCAGTTGCTGCCCGTGGATCAGCGCCGGCCTGGAGTGGCGGGCCATCGCTTCGTTCTCCCTGCTCTTTGGCAGGAGCTGGTGGAGGGTGATGGCTGGAGTGCGGAGCAGCTTTGGCAGGTTCTCTGTTTTGGCCCCGCCGACCTGCTTGGTCTGGAGCCTCCCAAGCTGCAATTGGGGACGGATCGCTGGTTGCTGTTTGATCCCCAGCACGTTTGGACGGCGCAGGAGGATTGCTATGCGCCATTGGCCGCCAACCAGCCCATGGCTAGAGCAACCCTCAAGGGGCAAGTGCTGGCGACGGGGCTCAACCCCCAGCTTTGGCGCTGGATCTCCTGAGCGGATCGCTGCTGGTCAGCGCACCGGAGGTCGACAGAGGCCAGAAGCGCCAGAAGGCCCGCCCAATAATTTCTTTCTCTGGGAGAAAAGCACCACCTGGCCAGAAGCGACCATCCCAACTGTTGGCGCGGTTGTCGCCCAGCACGAGGATATGGCCTGGGGGAACAACGGCGTTGAGGGTCCTGCACTGCCCCATTCCCAGCGCATTGACAGGGCAGTAGTTCGTCACGTACGGCTCCTTGAGCCAGCTGCCGTTGACGTTGACCTCTCCCCGGGGATTGATGACGACCCGATCACCGGAGACGGCCACCACGCGTTTGATGTAGGCGTCACAGGCCGGATCGGCGACCCCCGGGATGCTGTTGACAATCGGTAGGTGCGCGAGGACGCAGCCCAGGGGACCCACGCTTCGATCGGCGCTGAGGACTGGATCGAAGTGGTGGGGGGCATGGAAAACCACGATCTCTCCCCGTTTGGGCGCTCGGCTCCGTAGGGAGAGTTTCTCCACCAGCAGCCGATCCTGCAGCTGTAGTCCCGGGAGCATGGAGCCGGAGGGGATGTAGCGGGCCTCCAGGACGTAGTGGCGGACGCCCAGGGCTACGCCGAGGGTGATCAAGACCCCTCTCCAGAAGACCCAGGGACTTTCTTGGGGTGGTTGTTTCCCTCCAGGTTCCGGCTCGGAGCCCTCGGTTTTGCTGCTGGCAGCTTGTGTTGGATCGTGCGAGGACAAGGACGGGGCTGCCAGCTTGGGGTTCGGCTAGGGAAGATTAGGTCGGTCCCCTCGCTTACTCGATGGTTCGTCCGCGTTGGTTGTCCGTTCAGCGAACCGCCGCGGCGCGCAGCTGGTTGATCTGGGATCGGACCATTGCCCTATGGGCCACGGTCAATTTGGTCTGGGTGGTCTTTGACATCACCTATGTGCCCTTTCGCACCTTCTGGTTGCAACGGAATCTGACCCCGATTCCGCAGGTGCCCCTGGTGGTCCCTCTGAAGGTCTTGCCCAATATCACCCCCCTCTATGACCCGGTGAAGGGCATTGAGCCCCATCGGGAGACCCAGGCTTACCTGCAGCACTTCGAGCAACTGGATGCAGCCCTTGCTCGGTCTACTTCGTTGACCAGTTCGGCTCAGCTGCGTCGCCAACAGGTGGCGCTGACCGAGGCGATGATCAATGAGAATCCCTTCGCCGCCTCCGGCAACAGCGGCACCCTGGAGAAGATCAAGAACCGCCTGCGCCAGCGTGCTGGGTTGGACTCTGCGAAGCAGTCCGCGGAACGCCTGCTCTCCGATCGCTGGCTCCAACGGAACACCTGGGAGGAGGAACGCCGCTTCTGGCAGCAGCAGATCCTGCCGTTGGTGGCGACGAGCTACTGGCGCTCGATTGATGAGAACGGACGCCCGAGTGATCACTTCTGGCGCTATGACCTGCTCCTATTCCAGAGCGTCTTCGCCTTTGACATCCTGCTGAGGATGCTGCGTTTGCGGCGTCGCTTTCCCGGTTTGAGTTGGCGAGATGCGCTGCTGCGGCGCTGGATCGACCTTCCTCTGTTGCTCCCCTTTTGGCGCTGGATGCGGCTGGCTCCGGTGGTGGAGCGCTTGAGTCAGGCCGGGATGATCAATGTTGAGCCGCTTCGGGCTGTCATCAGCCGCGGTGTGGTCTCACTGTTGGCCTTGGAGCTCTTTGAGGTGCTGGCCCTGCAGCTGGTGGATGGCACCCAATCGCTGATTCGCTCGCCCCAGTGGCCTCGCATGATTCGAAGCCTGCGCAGCCATCAGAGTGTGAGTGCCCTCCCGCCACAGCTCGAGCAGCCGCTGTTGGGCTTGCTGCAGCTGTGGGGCCCGATGGTCCTCGGTCAGGTCACCCCGCGGTTGACCCCGGAACTCCAATCCCTGCTCAGCCATGCACTGGAGCAAAGTCTGCGGGAGGTTCCTGGGGGTGCGGTGGTTCCTTCGGCCCTGGCGCGGCAACTCACCGCCAGCATGGTGGAGACGGTGGTTGAGCTGTCCAGGACAACGGCGG is a genomic window of Synechococcus sp. A10-1-5-1 containing:
- the lepB gene encoding signal peptidase I; this translates as MSSHDPTQAASSKTEGSEPEPGGKQPPQESPWVFWRGVLITLGVALGVRHYVLEARYIPSGSMLPGLQLQDRLLVEKLSLRSRAPKRGEIVVFHAPHHFDPVLSADRSVGPLGCVLAHLPIVNSIPGVADPACDAYIKRVVAVSGDRVVINPRGEVNVNGSWLKEPYVTNYCPVNALGMGQCRTLNAVVPPGHILVLGDNRANSWDGRFWPGGAFLPEKEIIGRAFWRFWPLSTSGALTSSDPLRRSSAKAGG
- a CDS encoding CPBP family intramembrane glutamic endopeptidase; translated protein: MSAEHESNSPTRQETPNWKSALALVSLALSLLLWLNGLLSSLERPSVGDDLSRRQLELTVLAQGNLSEPIRPLVSSSDPLQSLKESLKVAINSNEEEGRNPSPDLLLEQALLLQRTGDGNQAKALLDRLHTGAGEHRSIAAALLKPEQHSRREREELLAQLKGSTLLRQWTCEALLGEGACNGGQVARRASLQLLAVTLLPALGLIAGIALLLRELWRRWRGKAPAAPPWQGPNLSGIDTVLLVAGGFVVVGSLITPLLVAPLLTRLLQDLPINAVLKQGISVVALYGALMAGPLLILQMLLKPLGPAPQEGWLQFRWSPPQLCLSQALKGFLMVLPLVSLVGWLQGQIFGDPGGSNPLLELVLNGHNVPALACFGVTAIVMAPLFEETIFRGVLLPVAARYWGSGWGVVASAAVFAVAHSSLGEFPPLMVLGLGLGWLRWRSGRLGSCVLMHALWNSLTFFNLVVLGW
- a CDS encoding dihydroorotase translates to MSLPQALVLRQVQLLEGPGQALRRTDVRLEEGRIAAWGEGCRDHPCPVIDASGLLLAPSLVDPHSCLDDPLHGVGETRASLERSAIAAGYGTVALLPDASPWRDSPERLQALRAPQGQGLELLLWGSFSLSGAGLELAPHGDQLASGALGLADGAQTPSLPLLERGLSLAEMDQAPVLLAPRDRTLAQEGFVREGVEALRAGWPMDPTTSESLPLRNLLALAARYPSCRLQLMNLSTAEAVDLLGSVAAEQRPVATVCWWHLLADSANLAPIEEGWRVEPPLGSAQDRQRLKEGLREGLLSAVAVHHQALDPEEQLLPVDQRRPGVAGHRFVLPALWQELVEGDGWSAEQLWQVLCFGPADLLGLEPPKLQLGTDRWLLFDPQHVWTAQEDCYAPLAANQPMARATLKGQVLATGLNPQLWRWIS
- a CDS encoding histidine phosphatase family protein, giving the protein MSLRILLVRHGLSSFNLEHRIQGRDDLSSLTEVGAKQALATGEALRGLTIDAAYSSPLRRAHDTATALLAAQGSSLDLQLSDDLLEVDLSPWSGLLSTEVQAQFPQDYATWKQQPELLQLHRSDGTAYAPIPELMAQAQRFLAHLLAAHDPAAADSQTVLVVGHNAILRCLVLALLGLDASGFRRLRLENASLSVFNVSPAPSGSPTKPWAVQIESLNGTTHLQPEVCASSLPSKGQGPRLLLVRHGETNWNRQGRFQGQIDIPLNENGWAQAAAAGEFLRKLSFDRAYTSSMSRPRQTAEGILKHHPGVPLTSVSDLVEIGHGEWEGRLEEEISATWAELLADWKRAPETVQMPDGETIQDVWERSLKGWNTIAASLSSDETALVVAHDAVNKTILCALLGLTPADIWAVKQGNGGVTVIDYPNGADQAPVVVCLNQTAHLGGVIDRTAAGAL